In the genome of Carassius carassius chromosome 47, fCarCar2.1, whole genome shotgun sequence, one region contains:
- the rbm11 gene encoding RNA binding motif protein 11 isoform X2, translating into MSQRFRSTAFQSLQSMFDRDRDLDKTILVGNIHSCVTEEILFELFLQAGPVDEVCIFRDGQQALYGCVYYKHAEAVPYAVELLNGIWLYGQPIKLQRKTDAVQRDDVVLNLNRSRVVEIQSNEAYSWSDMVYSRRLQVCPPAVWFFPPLQLCPGSGHSSGTSLHRSASSAVGCNFQKVLYGERCMSILTPSVPVSAFISSDSDCKL; encoded by the exons ATGTCCCAGCGCTTCCGTTCCACAGCCTTTCAGTCGCTTCAGAGCATGTTTGATAGAGACCGAGATCTCGACAAGACGATCCTCGTGGGGAACATCCACAGCTGTGTGACAGAGGAGATTCTGTTCGAGCTGTTCCTGCAG GCCGGGCCGGTAGACGAGGTGTGTATCTTCAGAGATGGACAGCAGGCTCTGTATGGATGTGTTTATTATAAGCACGCTGAAGCTGTTCCCTACGCAGTCGAACTTCTCAATGGAATCTGGCTCTATGGGCAGCCAATCAAGTTACAGCGCAAAACCG ATGCTGTACAACGGGATGATGTGGTTTTGAATTTAAATCGCAGTCGAGTTGTGGAGATCCAATCTAATGAAGCATACAGCTGGAGTGACATG gtgTACAGCAGACGTCTGCAGGTGTGTCCTCCAGCTGTGTGGTTCTTTCCTCCTCTCCAGTTGTGTCCTGGCTCTGGTCACTCATCTGGGACGTCTCTCCACAGGTCAGCCAGCAGCGCAGTGGGTTGTAAT TTTCAGAAGGTGCTGTACGGAGAGCGCTGTATGAGCATCCTGACACCATCTGTTCCTGTGAGCGCTTTTATCAGCTCTGATTCAGACTGCAAGCTCTAA
- the rbm11 gene encoding RNA binding motif protein 11 isoform X1: MSQRFRSTAFQSLQSMFDRDRDLDKTILVGNIHSCVTEEILFELFLQAGPVDEVCIFRDGQQALYGCVYYKHAEAVPYAVELLNGIWLYGQPIKLQRKTDGLYHRNEVFSYHTGNGLIADSADAVQRDDVVLNLNRSRVVEIQSNEAYSWSDMVYSRRLQVCPPAVWFFPPLQLCPGSGHSSGTSLHRSASSAVGCNFQKVLYGERCMSILTPSVPVSAFISSDSDCKL; this comes from the exons ATGTCCCAGCGCTTCCGTTCCACAGCCTTTCAGTCGCTTCAGAGCATGTTTGATAGAGACCGAGATCTCGACAAGACGATCCTCGTGGGGAACATCCACAGCTGTGTGACAGAGGAGATTCTGTTCGAGCTGTTCCTGCAG GCCGGGCCGGTAGACGAGGTGTGTATCTTCAGAGATGGACAGCAGGCTCTGTATGGATGTGTTTATTATAAGCACGCTGAAGCTGTTCCCTACGCAGTCGAACTTCTCAATGGAATCTGGCTCTATGGGCAGCCAATCAAGTTACAGCGCAAAACCG ATGGACTTTATCATAGAAACGAGGTGTTTTCATACCACACGGGAAACGGACTTATAGCAGACAG TGCAGATGCTGTACAACGGGATGATGTGGTTTTGAATTTAAATCGCAGTCGAGTTGTGGAGATCCAATCTAATGAAGCATACAGCTGGAGTGACATG gtgTACAGCAGACGTCTGCAGGTGTGTCCTCCAGCTGTGTGGTTCTTTCCTCCTCTCCAGTTGTGTCCTGGCTCTGGTCACTCATCTGGGACGTCTCTCCACAGGTCAGCCAGCAGCGCAGTGGGTTGTAAT TTTCAGAAGGTGCTGTACGGAGAGCGCTGTATGAGCATCCTGACACCATCTGTTCCTGTGAGCGCTTTTATCAGCTCTGATTCAGACTGCAAGCTCTAA